Within the Carassius gibelio isolate Cgi1373 ecotype wild population from Czech Republic chromosome B4, carGib1.2-hapl.c, whole genome shotgun sequence genome, the region CTGCTATTGTGCAGGTGTCTGGTTCGTGATTTATTCTGCAAGTTTCTGGTTCTTCGTTTTTTACTACCCAGGTTTCCAgttcctcttcttttattttccaggCTTCTGAttcctcttcttttattttccaggtttctggttcctcttcttttattttcccGGTTTCTTgttcctcttcttttattttccaggtttcttgttcctcttcttttattttccaggtttctgattcctcttctt harbors:
- the LOC127955964 gene encoding cilia- and flagella-associated protein 251 isoform X3, which produces MEFVKEEIEENTSEIKGEEPETWKIKEEESETWKIKEEESETWKIKEEEQETWKIKEEEQETGKIKEEEPETWKIKEEESEAWKIKEEELETWVVKNEEPETCRINHEPDTCTIAEEERGEFDHSRSRVTLLK